The DNA segment AAAGCCAGAGTTTTTCCTAgctgaagaaaaacttcttgTTTGATGGACATGTTGCTTGTTATTTTGCTCATATTTGGTTGCAGGGATACATCATGAAAAAAGTTTTACCTTTGGAACTCTTTGAATTTGGAgtatgaataattaattttaagcacTCCTTTCTAGAATTTAACATTGAGACCCCCCCATATTTTCACTGCATCTTTGAATTGTTATCACAACTGACAAGTgtgtcaaaaccagaaaactgaaaagaaatcttaaacAGTGTATTGAACACCAACCCACCGTGAGTCCCATTCCTTACTATTCAGAGACAGGCTTCAAGTTTCAGAGAAATAAGATCTTCACCAGTCACAGTTTGAACAGAAATACTACTTAACTTAGTGGATATAggctgaaaatatgtttttctgacAGAGGCTGCTAGATTTGCTGGAAATTATTCTGCTGATCTCAACCACCTTCAGAATATGCCATGATTTAGCCAGTAGCTTCAGTTACAGTTTTCCCCTGTTCtgcaagaaatggaaaactatGTGTTTTTTCTCTAGCATATTATAAATGGATGATCTCTCTAGAAAAATCTCACTCTTTCATACAAAAAAGCTCATTACCACCCTGTTTCTTTAATCCAGAGAAAATCAGGTTAAAGGTTAAGATTTTCCTCATTACAGATCAAATACGTGGTTAAAGAGAGAAATTAACTTCACAGCATAGGTaccattggggaaaaaaaatacctttttccaTCAAAGGTCTAAACACGCATAAAATGGTCCTCTGCTAGAAAACTGTGTAAGTTAAGTCTTACCTTAGTCAAATCCCAGGATCCAAGGACAACTATGATGCTGGCAGCTCCAGGAGTTCCACCTTCTGTGTTGGTTTATACTCTGCCTCTCCCACTACCTGCTGTTGAACTCAAGAACCACTGCTTGTCCACCCATGTTGTGTGCAGTTGCAATAAAGAATATGCTGTATTTTGCCATCATTTCTATTATCAACATGAAAGAGCCTTTGCTggaatgaaaaattatgttcaTTCTTTGAACTGAAATTAACTCATCAGTCTGAGGCCTTAGGGCAAGGCATTTATAGACACAAAGTCATTTTTCTTGGATAATGCAGCCTTTAAAACATCAGAtaggaagaaagagaaacatgtGCATTGATTCTGATTGTTTAATACTCAAGAGTGAAAAAGTGTAAAATCACAAAGCTTATACCACcacaaaaatgcagtttcattgCAAATGACCAAAACACGAGCTGCCTGCAAAGTTTCACGCAGCTGACATCAGCAAACCCAGTTTCAACATTCTTACCGTCTTTTTAAACACTTGCTAGTCACAAACATCAGTCAATAGACTTCTATTCTCACACACCTTTCTTTATATTCTATGCTATATTTGCTTTCTAGACCAGTGGTTTACCCATTTGGAAAACAGTGCCCCACTTCTGATCTGTATCAGCATATAAATACATAGTTtttacccccccacccccccaccccaaattactaatggtattttaaaagcattttgtttaatCCAAACTCAGCAGTAAAGTTCTTACTTCTATTTAATGAAAAGCATAATTTATATGAGTAAGCTTCAGAAGTGCATGCTGACTGCAGTTATATAGCCAATCCTTTCAGCCATAGGTTATAATACTTATGCAGAAAGTGATCATATAGGATCAGTCAATACATCAGACAGGTTATATTTGCTCTCACTAGTAACGCATGTACCTATGGCCTCAATTCTGCAAATGCAGCCATTAGGCCTGCAGGATGCAATTGTCCACCTAACTACATTTTGTTGCCTCAAGGTACTATTATCCAAAAGCTATCATGATGTCAAAGTGTCTCATGTTAacaagaataaaacagaaaatgggctgcttacacaaacatttttaaaacttaaatctTTTTTACATGAGATATCTTTGTGTTCACTGCCTGAAAGTATTCATGCAAAGGAACTGTGCATATCTTTAAATGCCATGCACATTTCCAATTCCCTACAATAAACTAACTTTCCAACAGTTAATTAAAATCCTGATCTAAAATAGAACTGAAGTACACAGAACAAATTTTCCCCTCCAGacaatcaaaacagaaatatatctTGGTATAACCTATTACATCTGACAGTGATGCATAAAGGAGTTTTTGAAGAGCTTAGTGAGAACAATACGATTTCCCACCCCACCTTCCTTCAATGCTAAGGCCGTCTCCATTTTATGATTCATTTGCTCCTTACTGGTTTATTCCTTCATCTGACATAATCCTCTGAGCAGGTGAAGATAAACATGAAACCGAGTGTTGGTATAGTTGTTCCTAAGGAGCATGTCACAAGGAGCATTCCACAAGGCATCAATAAATGGGTTTGACATTGTAAGTAGCTcttcattcattaaaaaatacttcttttgcaGATATTTCCATATCTGTTTTACAGAGAATGTTTAGTTTCAGCTCAGAATGAAACTTCAAAAAACTAACACTGGTGACATTTTTTTGAACTCCATTGCTTATTACAGacttgacttttttctttatgcagtTATTTAATACGTCAAGTAAAGAATCTGACTGCTTGCTGTTAGGAATATATCTGGAAAATTCTGGTTTATACACAATTATTAAAATCACAGGGTCAGCTAAGGCAACAATAGTATAAGATGATATTAAAAGTATTACAGTTAATAACACCCCATTTATAAATGTAAGCACAACTTTTTTGAGCATATGtgagaaattctgaaaaaatattatccATTACACAGTGAACAGTATGAATAAACTTAGCATACATGCCTTTAGTGCTTCTACACAACTCCCACTTCCTGTTCATTTTCTAGCTGTTGGTTACACTTCCAAGTTCAACAAATGATTTCACAGTACATGACTGAAAAATATCCAATCCCGAGTACACTGGTACTTGCACTTacacaaaatgaggaaaacatacagaaaattcTGCAGTGCAGACAAACCTCATGAGTTAATCTTTGGAACATTAATAGCTTTGTACAGTTTCAAACTTAGTAACCAAGGCACACAATTAAACTGTCCCATATCTGAAACAGCATGCTATGTCAGTCAGCAAAGagcttctcttttgctttgcatttacaTTCATATTATAAAGTAGCAGTTTTCAAAAATCCAGCTTCTGTTAATATTCAGGAATCTGAAAAGTGACTAGCCATGCCAGACTAAGATAGTTTAACTGGATCCTAATATGGatttaacacacacaaaactatGCTTACaaccacaggaagaaaaaaaaaaaaaaagtatctgagTCAGCAACGACCGGACGCACAACACAGCCATCCGGATACAGGCAtatttctgctctgcagaagtgGAGAGTGAGCAAGTgaatgtgcgtgtgtgtgcacgAAAAATAGCAGCTTCTCATTTGTGTATCTTATTTCTTGTATGTGTCCAGTATGGTATTTTCTTGCCCctgtgacaaaaatattttggctgcTATTTTTGGTTCTGCTAGCACTGCACAGTTAGTACAGTTAATGGTGCTGGCTTCCGATCTGGACTTCGAAGGCACTGAATTATAATTATAAAGTTAAATTATGTCCTTCATTTAACCAATGTGCAATCCAAGTTAAATTAGCTTATTTTCAAATGATTTAAGTAGAAACTAGCTTTGGCCTGAGGAAAATATTACAACCCCAAAACaagaagaacaaataaaatcttATCTCAGGTTGGGTTTGCAGGGCTAGTAATTGAAAAAGGCATCTTCTCATTTGTaaacaaagaaaggattatCTGGAAACTATTGACACACAATGATCATAAATGTCATCAATGCCATTTTTAcaagttttcttcaaaacagaacacaTATTAATTTCACTGTGTTAAGAAATTAGGCATCGTGTAATAATGTTTGACACTTCACACTTACCTTTAACAATACCTAGTATCAAGGTAACCCATATACTGCAAAGTAAGTTGATGTTATTAGTGTACATAGCCACTGAAGCTATAAAGAATTCTTACTTCAGTGGAAATACTATCCAGCATatcttttaaatttgttttcttatgaaAGGTATTAAATGTACTACTGTCTAACCAGAAAAATCACTATTTCTCCTTAGGAATAGTGTGAGAAATTCTTGCTTCAGTGTTACCTCTGTCTTTTTTGCACTGCATTCTAGCTATACAAATTATATAATTTTTGTCAATTCTTGCTATGTTTAGTTTGATCCTACAgaatcatatttattttatagctGTAATAACTGtatcttaaaatgttttcattaggTATTCCATGTAAgtacacagaaacaaaactgaaaattagcTACTTACCACTCTTGTTAGTCTTATATTGTTATATTATATTGTTATATTTGTGGTTAGTAGCTTGAGGTTTAGATAGGATTGCAGAGTATTTTAGTAACCAAATacaatacagtatttaaaaaaataatagtaaagtCCTATTCAAGAACACACATATTAATGGACCTGctataaaccaaacaaaaaatataatccTTTTAATTCCCCAATAGCAAATTCCTGTCTCTTTGAgtggaaaaatctgaaattatttgacACAGGTCTCTAAGCATGATTTCtcccaaaaataaaatctccaaTAAAGAGTGTGCTGAATAGGTAGAGTCTTGGATTCAGTACTTCTCAGTCCACTGTTAATAATCTAAATACTTCGagcttttccccatcccttttttctctttaaaaaaagaaaaaggatgatcaaaaatatgtataaacaAATCACTAAGTAGACTTCATTAAAAAGTCCCTTCAGAACCACTGTCcatcattatcatcatcatcttcctcctcaTGGTCCAGATAGAGAAGAGCAACTTTCTTTTCATCAGAAATAACTGATCTTTGGTCTACCATTCTTTGCAACTGCACAGTTTTATCAAAAAATGATTTTTCCACTACCTTTTCACCATGATCTTGAGAAAAATTGGAGCGAACATAGCCTCCTCCTTCATTTTCTACAATCTGGTCACTTTCAACTACAGTCTGTGACTGACTAACAGAAGGGTCTTGCTTATTGGACATGAGTGTCGTTGCTTGCTGCTCTCCACTTTTTACTACAGATATTCCACCTATATTGGAAACATCCATTTGAAAAGTGAAAGATGTTTCCTTGGATCCTACTTTAATATGCTTTATAGACCTGCTGCTCTCAGACAACTCTTCTGTTTGTGAAAGACCTTCCAGCGTTTCAGAAATAGGTCTTGTAAAGATTATTTGCTCAGCATGAGTTTCTACAGGGCTTATTTTAACGTGCTCAGAGGTGGGTCCATGGTAGATGATTTCTTCAGCAGTCATAAACTCTTGGGGACCCAACTGAATGTGGCTGACTGAACTTTCTGTCTGTGCGAAGTCTCTAGTGTCACTGACCTCCACTTTACTGCAGACTGGTCCTTCAAAGATAACTTGCTCAGTATGAATCTCTTTTGGACCTAACCTGAAGTGCCTTACTGATCTGCTGACATCCACAGACCCTTCTGTCTGAGAAAGGTTACCCAAGCTATTGAGCTCCAGAGAGTCTGAAACAGGCCCTTCAAAAGAGACCTCCTCAGTTACTTGCCTTGTTCCTACTGTGACATGTCTTGTGGACCTGTTGAAGTCTGTTGAAAACTTCTGGGAAAGATTTCCAGAATCAGTCTCTTCTACAGTTGTAGTAATAGGGCCTGTATAAATTACTTCTTCTGtggtttgcatttctttaggACCCAGCTTAAAATGCTTCACAGATCGGCTAAACTCTGATGATCCTTCTGCCTGAACAAGATCTTCTGTAGCACTGAGCTCCAGGGTTTCAGAACCAGGCCCTTCATATGCAATCTGCTCAAATCTCTGAACTTCTGCTGGATGAACTTTAATATGCCTTATGGATTTGCTCTCATCAGTTGATTGTGATGAGCGAGAGACTTCTCCAAAATCTGCAGTTTCCAAAACCGAACCGCcataaataactttttcagTGGTATGATACCCTGTGCCACCACTCCTCCTTACTGTGGATGAGTTATAGATTTCTTGATCAGCCAAAGGAGTGTATTTATCACTGCAGGAAGAAACATCTACTTCTATATTGCTTCTACCAtcagcagctctcctggagCTCTCTTTTTTCAGGGAGTGCAATGTTGCCTTCTCCTTCTCACTTGCAATTACTTCATCAAGATCAGCTACATCGAATTCATCAGTATTAAGGGTCTGTGACAGATTGACTTCAGCAACAATTGTCACCAAGCCACCCTCCCCAGTTTGATCAACTTTTTTGATATCAAATTCTAAGCTACTAGAGTCAGCTTTAGTTTCTTTTGTTAATACAGACAGCTCCTCTTTGACACTTTCTGGGAGACTGCCCTCCAACTGCTCCAAAGCTTCCTTCAATTGATGTTTAGGGTCCTCTGTTTCCTTTGATAAAAGCCCTTTTATTGAAGTCTGAAATTCATGaggaattttaatttctttttcaataacAATGGATTCAACATGGGATGTTTCTTCAGGatgctcttttaaaatatgtgcaCTTGCTTCCTCCCCTACCACTTGATATGTTTCTTCTGGAGAGCTTACACCTTCATCTCTCTTAGTTTGTGTGCCTTGCAAAAATTCATCTTGCCAAGAATATTTAATAGTTGATTCTTCTTCTATATGAATTTGCCCATAGACTGAGTCATTATCTTTTTCATTAATAGGGTGATCATCAGGAAcagatacaaaatatttttgttcaataGGCGAGTCATCTTCCGCAGTTACTTCTTCCACATGAGTGAAACTCTCATGGCgtttcttctttttaacatCTTCATATGTGAATGTTTCCTCCTCATCACCATAACGTCTCTCTCTCTCAGGGTATGTATCTTCCACTTCCTCTACTTCAAAAGGTGTTGAAAAATCAGTCCTTTCATCAGTAGCATAATCTAGTGGCTCCTCAACAATCTCTACATTAACAGATACATTCTTTCTGCCCTCATTTCCTTTCAGGCCATGATGTACTATATCTTCTATCTCCTCTTTGGAAGGAGTTCCCTCAACACCCTCTCGAACTACTTTTCTAACATCCTGGTTTGATAGACCCCCTACACCAGCTTCGTCAGAAATATCTATGTTTTCTTCAACTTGAGATTGCACTGTGATCTCAGTCTTTATTTTCCCATCatctggttgttttttcttattaaaataggTCACTTTTGTGTCTGTTGATATCTGTGAACTAGAAGGCTGTGTAAAACTTTTAAGAATGTCAGCAACAATGTTCTCTGCTATATTTTCAGTTGATAGAGTTCCCATTTTACGACTTCTGTCACTAATTCGCTCTTCATTTTTCAGGCTGgattctgcttctgaaatattCACTTTGTGAATTTCAGCAGGCTTAGTTATATGGTCATCTATTTCTCTCCCTAtggaagttttaaaactttgtaaccttatttctttattactCTGAGATTCTTTGCTGGGAGCAGGCATTTCAAGACTGATAGGTATCTCAATGACTTCTTTGCCTCTTGATTCCAAGGTCACATTTGTATCCTTCTTAGTTGATTCGCTTTTCCAAGTCCTTGAATTAGAAATATCACTCCTTGTTAATTTCTCGTTAATGGCTTCCTCGtggatatattttttctgctcagttttccttccaaaatCAACACTTCTTTCTTCTATAAAAGGtttctcatctgttttctttatctcctcctttgtttgtttctctagcttatccttttctttcagcagagattttttctcttcagttggtttgctgctgcctcttttttcttttagcgTGGTCCGAGTTTCAGTTATGATTTCTTCATATTTAGATGGTTTAAAATTGGTA comes from the Falco cherrug isolate bFalChe1 chromosome 7, bFalChe1.pri, whole genome shotgun sequence genome and includes:
- the SYNM gene encoding synemin, with protein sequence MWRRWEAGWDEKRELQELNSRLRVFVSRVRELEEENRFLARELAELREQELIGLRVPEQELAWLRMQLEELSRAKLEAELERDGLRRELEQLQLLGAEVLAMRRRLQPELAGQRELLERLRGECVALEELLLQLRAEHGHLAERQRREAAEMRELRISLAALPPPLAGLSLEELEETYEMLLSQSCRETLLRYQEQIQVLQEQEAQRSREDLELLRAESRQCRQHLEDLHRQGRELCGLRERLEQELLALQDRHGAEVEEYQRIIDTLEEEKQFLTKSITDYLKDYQELLQVKAGLILEIETYRALLEGESNQWIITQRDLYTRKLPQDIINTSYNYTDTYSTYQERNRNKASPAIRITDTKHRMPMRNTRGFAHYSARSTQTGSDTTASGRAFGKDVLGSIYRPSTTVMKDERIITDHKELRTFSPAYSSWKNTEMQQKKIPERKKTEVTTSSTVSFSKESAHPEKSDKDHKPNTKPGISENIRTKPSFTRFPAYELNTNFKPSKYEEIITETRTTLKEKRGSSKPTEEKKSLLKEKDKLEKQTKEEIKKTDEKPFIEERSVDFGRKTEQKKYIHEEAINEKLTRSDISNSRTWKSESTKKDTNVTLESRGKEVIEIPISLEMPAPSKESQSNKEIRLQSFKTSIGREIDDHITKPAEIHKVNISEAESSLKNEERISDRSRKMGTLSTENIAENIVADILKSFTQPSSSQISTDTKVTYFNKKKQPDDGKIKTEITVQSQVEENIDISDEAGVGGLSNQDVRKVVREGVEGTPSKEEIEDIVHHGLKGNEGRKNVSVNVEIVEEPLDYATDERTDFSTPFEVEEVEDTYPERERRYGDEEETFTYEDVKKKKRHESFTHVEEVTAEDDSPIEQKYFVSVPDDHPINEKDNDSVYGQIHIEEESTIKYSWQDEFLQGTQTKRDEGVSSPEETYQVVGEEASAHILKEHPEETSHVESIVIEKEIKIPHEFQTSIKGLLSKETEDPKHQLKEALEQLEGSLPESVKEELSVLTKETKADSSSLEFDIKKVDQTGEGGLVTIVAEVNLSQTLNTDEFDVADLDEVIASEKEKATLHSLKKESSRRAADGRSNIEVDVSSCSDKYTPLADQEIYNSSTVRRSGGTGYHTTEKVIYGGSVLETADFGEVSRSSQSTDESKSIRHIKVHPAEVQRFEQIAYEGPGSETLELSATEDLVQAEGSSEFSRSVKHFKLGPKEMQTTEEVIYTGPITTTVEETDSGNLSQKFSTDFNRSTRHVTVGTRQVTEEVSFEGPVSDSLELNSLGNLSQTEGSVDVSRSVRHFRLGPKEIHTEQVIFEGPVCSKVEVSDTRDFAQTESSVSHIQLGPQEFMTAEEIIYHGPTSEHVKISPVETHAEQIIFTRPISETLEGLSQTEELSESSRSIKHIKVGSKETSFTFQMDVSNIGGISVVKSGEQQATTLMSNKQDPSVSQSQTVVESDQIVENEGGGYVRSNFSQDHGEKVVEKSFFDKTVQLQRMVDQRSVISDEKKVALLYLDHEEEDDDDNDGQWF